The Ornithinibacillus sp. 4-3 region TTATGGCTTGCGGTAATCATTGCTCCAGCATAAGCATTCAGTTCACGCACAGTAAAGCTTAATTGTGGGGTTGGGCGTGACTCCTTGTACACATAAGATTGAATTCCATGTGCTCCAAGAACCCTTGCAGTCTCACAGGCAAATTCGAAAGAAAAATGACGTGTATCATAGGCTAATGCAACACCACGTTTCTTCGCTTCGTTACCATTTGCGATAATATAGCGTGCAAGCCCTTCAGCAACATGACGAATGGTATAAATGTTCATTCTATTTGTTCCCGCCCCAAGAATACCCCGCATGCCACCTGTACCAAAAGATAGAGATTGATAGAAACGTTCTGTTATCTCTCCTTCAATATTTGCAATGGCTGCTAAATCATTTGCTAAGTGATTTGGTAAATCTTGTTTAATCCATTCTTCATATAATTGCTGTACACTCATTTTACTCCCTCCTTTTCTTCCTGTAACAATTCAAGCATCTTGCGTTTATATGCTTCTACACCTGGTTGATCAAATGGGTCTACCTCAAGTAAACATGCACTCATCGCACAGGCTTTCATAAAGAAGTAGATTAGATACCCAAGATGATAAGCATCCAACTTTGGCAGTTCTAATTGAATAACAGGTACTTCACCTTCTGCGTGTGCAAGTGCTGTACCTTGTTTGGAAATAGCATTAATTTCATTAAATGTACGACTCGTCAAATAATTGAGCCCGTCCTCATTACGTTCATCAAACGGAACCTGCATATCTCCTTCAATCTCATGAAAATGTAGTAATGTTTCAAATAAGATACGCCTACCATCTTGAATATACTGTCCAATTGCATGCAAATCTGTAGAAAAACTAACTGTTGAAGGAAAAAGTCCTTTGCGATCCTTTCCTTCACTTTCTCCAAATAATTGTTTCCACCATTCATGAAACTTGCTTAATCCTGGCTCAAATGATGCAAGCAATTCATTTGTATATCCTTGAGCAAATAATATATGTCGCATTACCGCATATTGATAGGCATCATTGTAAATTAACTCTGGTTCAGCTAATTCTGTAGCAGCTCGTTTTGCCCCATCCATTAATTCTATAATATCTATTCCAGCCACAGCAACTGGCAGTAATCCAACTGGAGTTAAGACAGAATAACGCCCACCTACATTATCAGGAATCGCAAATTGACGATAGCCAGCCTGATCTGCAATATTTTTTAATATTCCCTTTTCAGCATCTGTTGTAACAATAATTCGCTCTGCTGCTTTATCACCATATCTTTCTTCCATGTATAAGCGCATCACTCGAAAGGCAAGTGCCGGTTCCATCGTTCCACCAGATTTAGAAATTACATTTACATATACTTGTTTACTATCTAAATAAGCAAGAAGTTCTCTGATATAAGCCCCACTCATATTTAATCCAA contains the following coding sequences:
- a CDS encoding glucose-6-phosphate isomerase produces the protein MTKEILKTTMLNCSLDEQSILAFQSRVREVHDNLPNYYATGWVDSPLEDNKELLKSINYVANEIKACADVLVVIGVGGSFLGARAIQEALTPYFGLHKNGIEVVYVGLNMSGAYIRELLAYLDSKQVYVNVISKSGGTMEPALAFRVMRLYMEERYGDKAAERIIVTTDAEKGILKNIADQAGYRQFAIPDNVGGRYSVLTPVGLLPVAVAGIDIIELMDGAKRAATELAEPELIYNDAYQYAVMRHILFAQGYTNELLASFEPGLSKFHEWWKQLFGESEGKDRKGLFPSTVSFSTDLHAIGQYIQDGRRILFETLLHFHEIEGDMQVPFDERNEDGLNYLTSRTFNEINAISKQGTALAHAEGEVPVIQLELPKLDAYHLGYLIYFFMKACAMSACLLEVDPFDQPGVEAYKRKMLELLQEEKEGVK